A stretch of Equus przewalskii isolate Varuska chromosome 11, EquPr2, whole genome shotgun sequence DNA encodes these proteins:
- the LOC103541866 gene encoding pepsin II-4-like — MKWLLLLSLVALSECLIYKVPLVRKKSLRQNLIEHGLLEDFLKKHTPNPASKFFPKEAATLVDSEPLENYLDEEYFGTISIGTPPQEFTVIFDTGSSNLWVPSTYCSSLACYDHKRFNPEKSSTYQATSESISITYGTGSMTGILGYDTVRVGGIEDTNQIFGLSEKEPGFFLFLAPFDGILGLGYPSISASGATPVFDNIWDQGLVSQDLFSVYLSSDDESGSVVMFGGIDSSYYTGSLHWVPVTTEGYWQIAVDSITINGESIACSGGCQAIVDTGTSLLAGPTSGIDNIQSYIGARKDLLGEEVISCSAIDSLPDIVFTMNGVEFPLPPSAYILKEDDSCISGFEGVDLDTSSGELWILGDVFIRQYFTVFDRANNQVGLAPVA, encoded by the exons ATGAagtggctgctgctgctcagcTTGGTGGCGCTCTCTGAGTGCCTTATCTACAA GGTTCCGCTTGTCAGAAAGAAGTCCTTGAGGCAGAACCTGATCGAGCATGGCCTGCTGGAGGACTTCTTGAAGAAGCATACCCCCAACCCAGCCAGCAAGTTCTTCCCCAAGGAGGCTGCCACCTTGGTGGACTCAGAGCCCCTGGAGAACTACCTGGAT GAGGAGTACTTCGGCACCATCAGCATCGGAACTCCCCCTCAGGAGTTCACCGTCATCTTTGACACCGGCTCCTCCAACCTGTGGGTGCCCTCGACCTACTGCTCCAGTCTTGCCTGCT ATGACCACAAGCGCTTCAACCCTGAGAAGTCCTCCACCTACCAGGCCACCAGCGAGTCGATCTCCATCACCTACGGCACCGGCAGCATGACAGGCATCCTCGGATACGACACTGTCAGG GTCGGAGGCATCGAGGACACCAACCAGATCTTCGGCCTGAGCGAGAAGGAACCtggcttcttccttttcttggctCCCTTTGATGGCATCCTGGGTCTCGGCTACCCCAGCATCTCCGCCTCTGGGGCCACACCCGTCTTTGACAACATATGGGACCAGGGTCTGGTTTCCCAAGACCTCTTCTCTGTCTACCTGAGCTC CGATGACGAGAGTGGCAGTGTGGTGATGTTCGGTGGCATCGATTCTTCCTACTACACTGGAAGCCTGCACTGGGTCCCTGTTACCACCGAGGGTTACTGGCAGATCGCCGTGGACAG CATCACAATAAACGGAGAGTCCATCGCTTGCAGCGGGGGCTGCCAGGCCATTGTTGACACTGGCACCTCTCTGCTAGCTGGCCCAACCTCTGGCATCGACAATATCCAGAGCTACATTGGAGCCAGAAAGGACTTGCTCGGTGAG GAGGTGATCAGCTGCTCAGCCATCGACAGCCTGCCCGACATTGTCTTCACCATGAATGGCGTCGAGTTCCCTCTGCCTCCTAGTGCCTACATCCTAAAG GAGGATGACAGCTGCATCAGTGGCTTTGAGGGCGTGGACCTCGACACCAGCAGCGGAGAGCTCTGGATCCTGGGTGACGTCTTCATCCGCCAGTACTTTACCGTCTTCGACAGAGCCAACAACCAGGTCGGCCTGGCTCCCGTGGCCTAA